A genomic region of Serratia fonticola contains the following coding sequences:
- the mepA gene encoding penicillin-insensitive murein endopeptidase, whose product MKKWLLGIVVLIASGSAMALTPWQKIDHPVSGTPSAIGGFANGCIIGAQPLPLNSTDYQVMRTDQRRYFGHPDLLAFIKRLSSQASQKALGTVLIGDMAMPAGGRFSSGHASHQSGLDVDIWLQLPRQRWTAQQLLKPQPIDLVSANGKQVVDRQWQPQIESLIKLAAQDSEVTRIFVNPAIKQRLCQDAGADRNWLHKVRPWFGHRAHMHVRLRCPAGSLECLDQDPPPAGDGCGAELASWFKPHQPNANPVKKEPPPLPPTCQALLDSHFANR is encoded by the coding sequence ATGAAAAAGTGGCTGTTAGGCATTGTCGTTCTGATTGCGTCGGGTTCAGCTATGGCGTTAACGCCATGGCAAAAAATCGATCATCCGGTCAGCGGTACGCCCAGTGCTATTGGGGGTTTTGCCAATGGTTGTATTATCGGGGCGCAACCGCTGCCTTTGAATTCCACGGACTATCAGGTGATGCGCACCGACCAGCGGCGCTACTTTGGCCACCCGGACCTGCTGGCGTTTATCAAACGTCTGAGCAGCCAGGCTAGCCAGAAAGCGTTGGGCACGGTGTTGATTGGGGATATGGCCATGCCGGCCGGTGGGCGTTTCAGCAGCGGCCATGCCAGCCATCAATCCGGGCTCGATGTTGATATCTGGCTGCAACTGCCACGTCAGCGCTGGACTGCGCAACAACTGCTTAAGCCGCAGCCGATCGATCTGGTGTCTGCTAACGGTAAGCAGGTGGTGGATCGCCAGTGGCAGCCGCAGATCGAATCACTGATCAAGCTGGCTGCGCAGGATAGCGAAGTGACGCGCATCTTCGTCAACCCGGCGATCAAACAGCGTTTGTGCCAGGATGCCGGTGCCGACCGTAACTGGTTACATAAGGTGCGCCCATGGTTCGGGCATCGTGCGCATATGCACGTGCGCTTACGTTGCCCGGCGGGCAGCCTGGAATGCCTGGATCAGGATCCGCCGCCAGCCGGTGATGGCTGTGGTGCCGAGTTGGCCAGTTGGTTCAAGCCTCATCAGCCAAATGCCAACCCGGTCAAGAAGGAGCCACCACCGCTTCCGCCGACCTGCCAGGCGTTGCTGGATAGCCACTTCGCCAACCGCTGA
- the iadA gene encoding beta-aspartyl-peptidase — MMNFSAAGFKLLHGAHLYAPEDLGVQDVLIAGGKIIAIAPSIPSDIVPDCEAIDLSGRWLCPGIIDQHIHLIGGGGEAGPTTRAPEVSLSRLVEAGITTAIGLLGTDAVTRHPESLLAKTRALNEEGITAYMLTGAYRLPSPTITGSVERDVALIDRVIGVKCAVSDHRSSAPDEGVLANMAAQSRVGGLLGGKPGVSVFHMGSSNKLLEPLYRILENSDVPIGKLLPTHVNRSEELFEAALVFALQGGYIDITSGITEPIAPAQAIDQARKAGVPMSQLTVSSDGNGSQPVFDAKGNLSGIGVAGFSSLRETLAALVQQYNYPLAEALLPFTRSVASFLGLTDKGVIAVGKDADFMVLTPELAIERVYARGRKMVDDGRACVKGTFE; from the coding sequence ATAATGAATTTTTCAGCAGCGGGGTTTAAGTTACTGCACGGGGCGCACCTTTACGCACCGGAAGATCTGGGAGTTCAGGACGTGCTGATTGCCGGAGGGAAGATCATTGCCATTGCCCCCTCCATTCCTAGCGATATCGTACCAGATTGTGAAGCGATCGATCTGTCGGGCCGATGGTTGTGCCCTGGGATTATCGATCAGCATATCCACCTGATCGGTGGAGGAGGAGAGGCCGGGCCAACGACACGTGCGCCAGAAGTCAGCCTTTCACGGCTGGTAGAGGCAGGGATCACTACCGCGATTGGTTTGTTGGGAACTGATGCGGTCACTCGTCATCCGGAAAGCCTGTTAGCCAAAACGCGTGCCTTGAATGAGGAGGGGATCACTGCGTATATGTTGACCGGAGCCTATCGGCTGCCTTCTCCGACCATTACAGGCAGCGTGGAACGCGACGTGGCGCTGATCGATCGTGTGATTGGCGTGAAGTGTGCCGTATCCGACCATCGTTCTTCGGCACCGGATGAGGGGGTGTTGGCAAACATGGCTGCACAGTCCCGCGTCGGTGGTTTATTGGGGGGCAAACCCGGTGTCAGTGTGTTCCATATGGGCAGCAGTAATAAACTGCTCGAACCGTTGTATCGGATATTGGAAAACAGCGATGTGCCGATAGGTAAATTGTTGCCAACCCATGTCAATCGAAGCGAGGAACTGTTTGAAGCGGCGCTGGTGTTTGCTCTGCAAGGGGGGTATATCGATATCACCAGCGGTATTACCGAACCTATTGCGCCAGCCCAGGCCATCGACCAGGCGCGTAAAGCTGGGGTGCCGATGTCACAACTGACGGTCAGTTCCGACGGCAATGGCAGCCAGCCGGTATTTGATGCCAAGGGAAACCTGAGTGGTATCGGGGTTGCCGGTTTCTCCAGCCTGCGGGAAACCCTGGCGGCGTTGGTACAGCAATACAATTATCCCTTGGCAGAAGCCTTGCTACCTTTCACGCGTAGCGTGGCGTCTTTTCTCGGCCTGACAGATAAAGGCGTTATTGCCGTTGGCAAAGATGCGGACTTTATGGTGTTAACCCCTGAATTGGCCATTGAGCGCGTTTACGCTCGTGGGCGTAAAATGGTGGATGATGGCAGAGCCTGTGTGAAGGGAACCTTCGAATAG
- the hypT gene encoding hypochlorite stress DNA-binding transcriptional regulator HypT — protein MPIVQNIETKWLYDFLTLEECRNFSLAAVRRNVSQPAFSRRIIALEQATGVKLFDRSVSPLQLTEQGKVFHSQVRNLLQQLESNLTELRGGSDFIQHKIKIAAAHSLSLGLLPALVRQMPDRFTYAVEAIDVDRAVYKLREGQSDFILSYHDENLLQPPFAHIRLFESSLFPVCACDKQGNARYSLQQQGFPLLNYTQASYMGRLVNRTLAKSTHLRFSTVFVSSMSELLKQVALDGSGVAWLPAYAITQELEQGRLICLDDQELVIPIYAYAYRMDTRMSLTAEHFWRDLRQVFALEPASGQG, from the coding sequence ATGCCTATTGTGCAGAACATAGAAACCAAATGGCTATATGACTTTCTGACGTTAGAGGAGTGCCGCAATTTCTCACTGGCTGCGGTACGGCGCAACGTGTCGCAACCGGCCTTTAGCCGCCGCATCATTGCATTGGAGCAAGCGACCGGCGTCAAATTGTTTGACCGGAGCGTTTCTCCTTTGCAACTGACAGAACAGGGAAAGGTCTTTCATTCTCAGGTCAGGAATCTGTTGCAGCAGTTGGAAAGTAACCTGACCGAGTTACGCGGCGGCAGTGATTTTATCCAACACAAAATCAAGATTGCCGCCGCCCATTCTCTTTCTCTGGGGTTACTGCCGGCGCTGGTTCGGCAGATGCCGGATCGTTTTACTTACGCCGTTGAGGCCATTGATGTTGACAGAGCCGTTTACAAGCTGCGTGAAGGGCAAAGCGACTTCATTCTGTCTTACCATGATGAAAACCTGTTGCAGCCACCTTTTGCCCATATTCGGTTGTTTGAATCCTCCCTGTTTCCGGTATGTGCCTGTGATAAACAGGGTAACGCACGCTATTCCCTGCAACAGCAGGGGTTCCCTTTGCTCAATTACACACAGGCTTCTTATATGGGACGCCTGGTTAACCGCACCTTGGCTAAATCGACCCATCTGCGCTTTTCTACGGTGTTTGTGTCTTCGATGAGCGAGCTGTTGAAGCAGGTCGCGCTGGATGGTTCAGGCGTGGCCTGGTTACCCGCCTATGCGATAACGCAGGAATTGGAGCAGGGGCGGTTAATCTGCCTGGATGACCAGGAACTGGTGATTCCGATTTATGCTTACGCCTACCGTATGGACACGCGCATGAGCCTGACCGCCGAGCATTTCTGGCGCGATTTGCGCCAGGTATTTGCGTTGGAACCGGCTTCAGGCCAAGGCTGA
- a CDS encoding aspartate/glutamate racemase family protein produces MEHTIGILGGMGPAATADMLSKFVRFRQASQDQQHIPVIACSIPDIPDRSACLLAGGPSPYAYLERYLHLLEQAGAECIVIPCNTAHFWYDRLQATANVEMISILDATLDELPRGCRTLGLLATEATLATGLYQQKIARHGLALVTPQAARQQAVMRAIYALKAGDKPTAQALLFPEIAHLIARGADTVIMGCTEIPLILGEQSARFDCHFIDSTSALVRAAIRWYEHKKGETAQSKACLTASALA; encoded by the coding sequence ATGGAACACACGATTGGTATTTTAGGGGGGATGGGACCTGCCGCAACCGCAGATATGCTCAGCAAATTTGTTCGTTTTCGCCAGGCCAGTCAGGATCAGCAACATATCCCGGTGATCGCCTGTTCAATTCCGGATATTCCCGATCGCAGCGCCTGCCTGTTAGCAGGCGGCCCTTCTCCTTATGCATACCTGGAACGCTATCTGCACCTGCTGGAACAGGCCGGTGCCGAATGCATCGTGATCCCCTGCAATACTGCCCATTTCTGGTATGACCGTTTACAGGCGACCGCCAATGTCGAGATGATCAGTATTTTAGATGCCACGTTGGATGAGTTGCCGAGAGGTTGCCGTACGCTCGGGTTACTGGCCACAGAGGCCACGTTGGCCACCGGCTTGTATCAACAAAAGATTGCACGGCATGGATTGGCATTAGTCACACCACAGGCCGCCCGCCAGCAGGCGGTAATGCGGGCGATTTATGCCTTAAAAGCCGGGGATAAACCCACCGCACAGGCACTGTTATTCCCAGAAATTGCGCATCTGATTGCCCGAGGGGCCGATACCGTGATCATGGGGTGCACCGAAATACCGCTGATACTCGGTGAGCAGAGTGCACGCTTCGACTGCCATTTTATTGATTCTACGTCCGCCTTGGTAAGAGCCGCAATCCGCTGGTATGAGCATAAAAAGGGCGAGACGGCACAATCCAAAGCCTGCCTGACGGCCTCAGCCTTGGCCTGA
- a CDS encoding sulfite exporter TauE/SafE family protein yields the protein MDGLLLGPELLGILFLVAMFAGFIDSIAGGGGLLTVPALLAVGVPPAQALATNKLQSVGGSFSASLYFIRRRAVDLNSQKLTIFLTLVGSVIGAILVQHMRADLLRQMLPLLVIAIGVYFLLTPRLGESDRQRRLGALPFGLVAGGCVGFYDGFFGPGAGSFYALAYVTLCGFNLAKATAHAKVLNFTSNLGSLVLFVIGGKVIWSLGLIMLVGQVLGARLGAHMVLTKGQKLIRPMIVVVSLIMSCKLLYDNHGAEIQQWLVLHF from the coding sequence ATGGATGGGTTGTTATTGGGTCCCGAATTGCTCGGGATTCTGTTTTTGGTGGCAATGTTCGCCGGGTTTATCGATTCTATAGCCGGGGGCGGCGGGCTTCTGACCGTACCTGCATTACTGGCCGTCGGGGTTCCTCCTGCACAGGCGCTGGCAACCAATAAACTGCAGTCGGTGGGAGGATCGTTTTCTGCCAGCCTCTATTTTATCCGCCGCCGGGCGGTTGACCTCAATAGCCAGAAGCTGACGATTTTCCTGACACTGGTCGGATCGGTGATTGGCGCCATTTTGGTCCAGCATATGCGTGCTGACCTGCTGCGCCAGATGTTGCCATTGTTGGTGATCGCCATTGGTGTTTACTTTCTGCTGACGCCCCGGCTGGGGGAGAGTGACCGCCAGCGCCGGTTAGGTGCCTTGCCGTTTGGTCTGGTGGCCGGGGGTTGTGTTGGGTTTTACGACGGTTTCTTTGGTCCAGGCGCAGGTTCATTTTACGCGTTGGCGTATGTGACGTTGTGCGGTTTCAATCTTGCCAAAGCGACGGCTCATGCCAAGGTGTTGAACTTTACTTCTAATCTGGGCAGCCTGGTGCTGTTTGTTATTGGTGGCAAAGTGATATGGAGTCTTGGCCTGATCATGCTGGTGGGGCAGGTATTGGGTGCCCGGCTAGGGGCGCATATGGTACTGACCAAGGGCCAGAAATTGATCCGACCAATGATTGTGGTGGTTTCACTGATCATGAGCTGCAAGCTGCTGTACGACAATCACGGTGCGGAAATCCAGCAATGGTTGGTGTTACATTTTTAG
- a CDS encoding elongation factor P hydroxylase: MSDTHQYPQLIEIFNQCFSEEYNTRLVKGDDEPIYLPADDEFPYHRIVFAHGYYASGMHEISHWCIAGTERRKLVDFGYWYCPDGRDAQTQSEFEVVEINPQALEWMFCVAAGFPFNVSCDNLSGDFEPDRIGFQRKVRARVLELLEKGIPPRPARFIQALQSFYNTPPLAAEHFPYPEDLN, translated from the coding sequence ATGTCAGACACACACCAGTATCCGCAACTGATTGAAATCTTTAATCAGTGCTTTAGTGAAGAATATAATACCCGCCTGGTAAAAGGCGACGATGAACCCATCTATCTGCCGGCAGATGATGAATTTCCTTACCATCGCATCGTTTTTGCGCATGGCTACTATGCCAGCGGCATGCATGAAATTTCCCACTGGTGCATTGCCGGTACGGAACGCCGCAAGCTGGTGGATTTTGGCTATTGGTATTGCCCGGATGGGCGCGATGCCCAGACGCAAAGCGAATTCGAAGTAGTCGAGATCAATCCGCAGGCGTTGGAGTGGATGTTCTGTGTGGCGGCCGGTTTTCCGTTTAATGTCAGTTGTGACAATCTCAGTGGAGATTTCGAGCCGGATCGCATTGGTTTCCAGCGTAAAGTCCGCGCCCGCGTCTTGGAATTGCTGGAGAAGGGAATACCCCCACGACCTGCGCGCTTTATTCAGGCGTTACAATCGTTTTACAATACGCCCCCGCTGGCGGCTGAGCATTTCCCTTACCCGGAAGATCTCAACTGA
- a CDS encoding YfcL family protein: MIAEFEARILALIDDMVEHASDDELFAGGYLRGHLTLAVAELEENGEHSAEQLKVRVHNSLDNAIKAGELSPPDQVLVLGMWENLYQTALPIE, encoded by the coding sequence ATGATCGCAGAATTTGAAGCGCGCATTCTCGCGCTGATTGATGACATGGTAGAGCACGCCAGCGATGATGAACTGTTTGCCGGTGGCTACCTGCGCGGTCATCTGACCTTGGCGGTGGCTGAGTTGGAAGAAAACGGAGAGCACAGCGCCGAACAGCTCAAAGTACGGGTGCATAACAGCCTGGATAACGCCATCAAGGCCGGGGAGCTTTCTCCGCCAGATCAGGTATTGGTGCTGGGTATGTGGGAAAATCTGTATCAGACCGCATTGCCCATCGAGTAA
- the mnmC gene encoding bifunctional tRNA (5-methylaminomethyl-2-thiouridine)(34)-methyltransferase MnmD/FAD-dependent 5-carboxymethylaminomethyl-2-thiouridine(34) oxidoreductase MnmC yields the protein MNHAPIQSAALSWNEQGTPVSKQFDDVYFSNQDGLEETRYVFLGGNRLPQRFAEHPRSLFIVAETGFGTGLNFLTLWQAFSYFRHQTPAAPLQRLHFISFEKYPLQLDDLAAAHAQWPELAPFADELRAQWPQPLPGCHRLLLAEGHITLDLWFGDVNALLPHFDASMDRQIDAWFLDGFAPSKNPDMWSEQLFSAMARFARPQGSFATFTAAGFVRRGLQQAGFTVTRCKGFGQKREMLTGYLPASAPPAEHHAPWFLRPAAQNTEDITIIGGGIASALTALALLRRGAKVTLYCADAQPAEGASGNRQGALYPLLNGRGDALENFFSAAFPFARRQYDGLLQQGAEYDHQWCGVSQLAYDDKSAGKIAKLLAVDWPKTLVEAADRPTLSALCGVDTGFGGVNYPQGGWLCPADLTRAAMALAEQQGLVCHYHHSLTHLNHGTEGWQLHFTERETRQHATVILATGHQLSALAPCTALPIYAVRGQVSHIPTTAALSELKQVLCYDGYLTPVNPRNQQHCIGASYQRGESATEYRAAEQQENRERLLRCLPDQTWPHQVDISGQQARCGVRSATRDHMPMVGAVPDFAATLAQYSDLQQQCQRGEKVADAPLYPGLFMIGALGSRGLCSAPLAAEILAAQLFGEPLPGDAQMLAALNPNRMWVRKLLKGREV from the coding sequence GTGAACCATGCCCCGATCCAAAGCGCAGCTTTAAGCTGGAATGAACAGGGTACACCTGTTTCGAAACAGTTTGATGACGTCTATTTTTCCAATCAGGATGGGCTGGAAGAAACCCGCTACGTATTTCTTGGCGGCAACCGGCTACCGCAACGTTTTGCTGAACACCCACGTTCACTGTTTATTGTGGCAGAAACTGGCTTTGGTACCGGACTGAATTTTCTTACGCTATGGCAAGCGTTTTCCTATTTTCGCCACCAGACGCCCGCAGCCCCTCTGCAGCGCCTGCATTTTATCAGCTTCGAGAAATACCCCTTGCAGCTCGACGATCTGGCAGCCGCCCATGCGCAATGGCCGGAGCTAGCCCCTTTCGCCGATGAACTGCGCGCCCAGTGGCCGCAGCCCTTGCCTGGCTGCCACCGCCTGTTGCTGGCCGAGGGGCATATCACTCTCGATCTGTGGTTCGGCGACGTGAACGCCTTGTTGCCACATTTTGACGCCAGTATGGACAGGCAAATCGACGCCTGGTTCCTCGACGGCTTTGCCCCGTCAAAAAACCCTGATATGTGGAGCGAGCAGTTGTTCAGCGCCATGGCTCGTTTTGCCCGCCCGCAAGGCAGTTTTGCCACTTTTACCGCCGCTGGGTTTGTCCGCCGTGGCTTGCAACAGGCAGGTTTTACGGTAACCAGATGCAAGGGCTTTGGCCAGAAACGTGAAATGCTCACCGGCTATTTGCCTGCCAGCGCCCCACCAGCCGAGCATCATGCCCCCTGGTTCCTGCGCCCGGCAGCCCAGAATACCGAGGACATCACCATTATTGGCGGCGGTATAGCCAGTGCCCTTACTGCCCTGGCCTTGCTGCGCCGCGGTGCCAAGGTGACGCTGTATTGCGCCGATGCCCAGCCAGCGGAAGGAGCCTCTGGCAACCGCCAGGGCGCACTGTATCCCTTGCTGAATGGCCGTGGTGATGCGTTGGAAAACTTCTTCAGCGCAGCCTTCCCCTTCGCCCGCCGCCAGTACGATGGCCTGCTGCAACAGGGCGCCGAGTATGACCATCAGTGGTGCGGCGTGAGTCAACTCGCCTATGACGATAAAAGCGCGGGGAAGATCGCCAAACTGCTGGCGGTTGACTGGCCCAAGACCCTGGTTGAGGCCGCCGACCGCCCAACGCTAAGCGCCTTGTGTGGGGTTGATACCGGTTTTGGTGGGGTTAACTACCCGCAAGGTGGTTGGCTATGCCCGGCCGATCTGACGCGAGCCGCAATGGCGCTTGCTGAGCAGCAGGGGCTGGTTTGCCACTATCATCACAGCCTCACTCACCTCAACCACGGCACAGAAGGCTGGCAACTGCATTTTACCGAAAGAGAAACGCGGCAACATGCCACGGTGATCCTGGCCACTGGGCATCAACTTTCTGCTTTAGCACCATGCACTGCACTACCGATCTATGCGGTGCGCGGACAGGTTTCGCATATTCCCACTACGGCGGCGTTAAGCGAGCTAAAGCAGGTGTTGTGCTACGACGGCTATCTGACGCCGGTCAATCCGCGCAACCAGCAACACTGTATCGGGGCCAGCTACCAGCGAGGAGAATCAGCAACAGAATATCGCGCAGCGGAACAGCAGGAGAATCGCGAGCGCCTGTTACGTTGCCTGCCAGACCAAACCTGGCCACACCAGGTGGATATCAGTGGTCAGCAGGCCCGCTGTGGTGTGCGTAGCGCCACGCGCGACCATATGCCGATGGTAGGGGCAGTACCCGATTTTGCCGCCACGCTGGCGCAATATAGCGACTTACAGCAGCAATGCCAGCGTGGCGAAAAGGTTGCCGACGCGCCCCTCTACCCTGGGTTATTCATGATTGGTGCTTTGGGATCACGGGGATTATGCTCGGCACCGTTGGCCGCTGAAATTCTGGCAGCGCAGCTGTTTGGCGAACCCTTACCGGGAGATGCCCAGATGCTGGCAGCGCTGAACCCGAACCGCATGTGGGTCAGGAAGCTACTGAAAGGGCGTGAGGTTTAA
- the fabB gene encoding beta-ketoacyl-ACP synthase I: MKRAVITGLGIVSSIGNNQQEVLASLQEGRSGITFSQELKDSGMRSHVWGDVKLDTTGLIDRKVMRFMSDASVYAYLSMEQAIQDSGLQADQVSNDRTGLVVGSGGGSPRNQVAGSDGMRAKGLRGVGPYMVTKAMASGVSACLATPFKIRGVNYSISSACATSAHCIGHAVELIQLGKQDVVFAGGGEELCWEMACEFDAMGALSTGYNDTPEKASRTYDSARDGFVIAGGGGMVVVEELEHALARGAHIYAEIIGYGATSDGADMVAPSGEGAVRCMKMALQGIDTPIDYMNVHGTSTPVGDVKELGAIREVFGDNTPAISSTKAMTGHSLGAAGVQEAIYSLLMVEHGFIAPSINIDNLDEKAAGMNIITEPTKRELTTVMSNSFGFGGTNATLVMRKLQK; this comes from the coding sequence ATGAAACGTGCAGTGATTACTGGCCTGGGAATCGTCTCCAGCATTGGTAACAACCAGCAGGAGGTCCTGGCTAGCCTGCAGGAAGGCCGCTCTGGGATCACCTTCTCCCAGGAGCTGAAAGATTCCGGCATGCGTAGTCACGTATGGGGCGATGTTAAACTGGACACCACCGGTCTGATTGACCGTAAAGTGATGCGCTTTATGAGCGACGCGTCTGTTTATGCTTATCTCTCCATGGAACAAGCGATTCAAGACTCCGGTCTGCAAGCCGATCAGGTTTCCAACGATCGTACCGGTCTGGTCGTGGGCTCTGGTGGAGGTTCTCCGCGTAATCAGGTGGCGGGTTCTGATGGTATGCGTGCCAAAGGCCTGCGCGGCGTTGGCCCTTACATGGTCACCAAGGCGATGGCCTCTGGCGTTTCCGCCTGTCTGGCGACCCCTTTTAAAATCCGTGGCGTGAACTATTCCATCAGCTCTGCCTGCGCAACCTCAGCACACTGCATCGGTCATGCGGTTGAGCTGATCCAGTTGGGTAAGCAGGACGTGGTGTTTGCTGGCGGCGGCGAAGAGCTGTGCTGGGAAATGGCCTGTGAGTTCGACGCGATGGGCGCATTGTCTACCGGCTACAATGACACCCCGGAAAAAGCATCCCGTACCTATGACTCAGCGCGTGACGGCTTCGTTATCGCTGGCGGCGGCGGTATGGTTGTGGTCGAAGAACTGGAACACGCGCTGGCTCGTGGCGCACATATTTATGCGGAAATCATCGGCTACGGCGCGACCTCTGACGGTGCTGACATGGTGGCACCATCCGGCGAAGGCGCAGTACGCTGCATGAAGATGGCTCTGCAGGGGATCGATACGCCAATCGACTACATGAACGTCCACGGAACGTCTACGCCTGTGGGCGACGTGAAAGAGTTGGGTGCCATCCGTGAAGTATTTGGCGATAACACCCCAGCCATTTCCTCAACCAAAGCCATGACGGGTCACTCACTGGGTGCAGCAGGCGTGCAGGAGGCAATCTACAGCCTGCTGATGGTTGAGCACGGCTTTATTGCACCAAGCATCAACATCGATAACCTCGATGAGAAGGCGGCGGGCATGAATATCATTACCGAACCGACAAAACGTGAGTTGACCACGGTGATGTCCAACAGCTTCGGTTTCGGCGGCACTAACGCCACGCTGGTGATGCGCAAGCTGCAGAAGTAA
- the mgtE gene encoding magnesium transporter, whose product MSRAVLQALYENAHYEDDAIARYMNKKFFVLHHDLYVGEARKIFVNHLSNDDVPAQIFIQDGAKLVGVLSVKRLLQEENDDECIKDMMETTFFHVKPTDDREHIAELLARNHLDIVAVVDNDRLVGCLTEREIAHIIEDENTEDAQLQGASLPLDKPYLEMSSFELWKKRSVWLLLLFVAEAYTSTVIQHFEESLEAAIALAFFIPLLVGTGGNSGTQITSTIVRAMALGEVRMRDVGRVLRKEMTTSIMIALTLACAGAFRGWMMGIGYEITIIVSMTLVCITLWAAIVSSVIPMVLKRFGVDPAVVSAPFITTLIDGTGLIIYFKIAQWTLGLN is encoded by the coding sequence ATGTCACGTGCTGTTTTGCAAGCCCTTTACGAAAACGCCCATTATGAAGACGACGCAATTGCGCGTTACATGAACAAAAAATTCTTTGTTCTGCACCATGATCTTTACGTGGGTGAGGCCCGGAAAATATTTGTCAATCACCTTTCGAACGACGATGTGCCCGCTCAGATTTTTATTCAAGATGGCGCAAAGTTGGTAGGGGTTCTTTCTGTTAAACGTTTATTGCAGGAAGAGAATGATGATGAATGCATCAAGGATATGATGGAAACCACGTTTTTCCATGTAAAACCCACGGACGACCGCGAACATATCGCCGAGCTATTGGCCAGGAATCATTTAGATATTGTCGCGGTGGTCGATAATGACCGATTGGTGGGGTGCCTAACCGAGCGTGAAATAGCGCACATTATCGAAGATGAAAATACCGAGGATGCGCAATTACAAGGGGCAAGCCTGCCACTTGATAAGCCTTATCTTGAAATGTCCTCTTTCGAGCTTTGGAAAAAGCGTAGCGTGTGGCTGCTTTTATTGTTTGTGGCTGAGGCTTACACCAGCACCGTTATTCAGCATTTTGAAGAATCATTGGAAGCGGCAATTGCCCTGGCTTTCTTTATCCCGCTATTAGTGGGAACCGGGGGCAACAGCGGCACACAGATCACCTCCACTATTGTCCGGGCCATGGCGTTGGGGGAAGTCCGAATGCGTGACGTAGGGCGCGTTCTGCGTAAGGAAATGACCACATCGATCATGATTGCGTTAACACTGGCTTGTGCTGGCGCGTTCCGGGGTTGGATGATGGGCATCGGTTACGAGATTACGATTATCGTCAGTATGACGCTGGTCTGTATTACGCTGTGGGCGGCGATTGTTTCTTCCGTGATCCCGATGGTGTTGAAACGCTTTGGCGTGGATCCTGCCGTCGTGTCGGCCCCGTTTATCACGACGCTGATCGACGGTACTGGTTTGATCATCTACTTCAAAATAGCCCAATGGACGTTAGGGCTGAATTAA
- a CDS encoding copper-binding protein, giving the protein MRLITVVFISLFFSAFASAEAMQHHQHATSSAAVYHSTGTVKAWGEQKVSLAHPAIPALNWPPMTMNFLQPQPPLPALAAGTAVEFSFRQVDGGYQLTAIRASQD; this is encoded by the coding sequence ATGCGTTTAATCACTGTCGTTTTCATTTCTTTGTTTTTCTCTGCTTTCGCCTCCGCCGAGGCGATGCAGCACCATCAGCATGCCACATCAAGTGCCGCCGTCTATCACTCTACAGGGACCGTTAAGGCCTGGGGTGAGCAGAAAGTGTCGCTTGCCCACCCAGCCATCCCTGCTTTGAACTGGCCACCAATGACGATGAATTTCCTTCAGCCCCAACCGCCATTGCCGGCCTTGGCTGCCGGGACTGCGGTGGAGTTCAGCTTCCGTCAGGTTGACGGCGGCTATCAGCTGACCGCCATCCGCGCCAGCCAAGACTAA